The sequence below is a genomic window from Lysobacter stagni.
GCACGGCGTCACCGGTCCGGGCGGCGGCGCGGCGTCCAGTTTCACCGCTCCAGGCCACGTCTCGCGCTTCAGCTTCAAGGCACTCAATGCCGGCCTGTATGTCTATCACTGTGCAACCGCACCGGTGGGCATGCACGTCGCCAACGGCATGTACGGCCTGATCCTGGTCGAACCTCCCGAAGGCCTGTCGAAGGTCGACCGCGAGTACTACGTGATGCAGGGCGACTTCTACACCGTCGGCAAGTTCCGCGAGAAGGGCCACCAGCCCTTCAACATGGAAGCAGCGATCGACGAGAACCCCACCTACGTGCTGTTCAACGGCGCCGAAGGCGCGCTGACAGGCGACAAGGCCTTGCCGGCGAAGGTGGGCGAGACCGTCCGACTGTATGTCGGCAACGGCGGACCCAATCTGGTCTCCAGCTTCCACGTGATCGGCGAGATCTTCGACAAGGTCTGGTTCGAAGGCGGAACCAAGTACAACGAGAACGTGCAGACCACACTGATCCCCGCCGGCGGCGCGGCGATGATGGAATTCCGCCTGGAGGTCCCGGGCAGTTACGTCCTGGTCGACCATTCGATCTTCCGCGCCTTCAACAAGGGCGCGCTGGCGATCCTCAAGGCGGACGGGCCGGAGAACCGCGCCATCTACTCGGGCAAGGAAGTCGATGCGATGTACCTGGGCGATCGTGCGCAGCCCAGCCTGCAGGCCGTCGCTGCCGCGGCCGCGTCCGCCAGCACCGGTGAGCTCTCGATCGAACAGCAGATCGCCGCCGGCAAGGAACTGTTCGCCGGCACCTGCTCGACCTGCCACCAGCCGGAAGGCCAGGGCCTGGAAGGCGTGTTCCCGCCGTTGGCGAAGTCCGATTTCATCGCAGCCAACCCCAAGCGCGTGCCGGAAATCATCCTGCACGGTCTGGTCGGGGCGGTGAAGGTCAACGGCAAGGACTACAACTCCAACATGCCGCCGATGAGCCAGCTGACCGACGACGAAGTCGCCAACATCGCGACCTTCGTGCTCAACAGCTGGGGCAATCCGGGCGGCCACGTGACCAGCGCGGACGCAGCGGCGATTCGCAAGGCGCAGCCGGAGACGGCCTCCGCGGGGCATTGAGCCATGCGCAGGAGCATCTCCGCGGCGATGTTCCTGCTCTGCACGGGCGGCGTACTGGCCGCGGCCGACACCGGCTTCGCGCATCTGACCGGCGGTTCGTTCCGCTCGGTGCTCAAGTACGAGGACGTGAAGAACGGGACGCGTGTGGCGCCCTTCGACCTGCAGCGCCGCCCCGTCACCAATGGCGACTTCCTGGCGTTCGTGCGCGCGAATCCACAATGGCGCCGCGACAACGTCGCGCGCGTCTTCGCGGAAGAGCGCTATCTGCAGCATTGGCAG
It includes:
- the nirK gene encoding copper-containing nitrite reductase — encoded protein: MAATLLLLLGACEKKSDDRPVAATSSDTGGSAKGDLGPPQGPDVNAVLTSPPMVPPPTGRKAPARVIVQLDVIEKEMPISEGVTYTFWTFGGTVPGSFIRVRQGDTVVFHLRNMPDSKMPHNIDLHGVTGPGGGAASSFTAPGHVSRFSFKALNAGLYVYHCATAPVGMHVANGMYGLILVEPPEGLSKVDREYYVMQGDFYTVGKFREKGHQPFNMEAAIDENPTYVLFNGAEGALTGDKALPAKVGETVRLYVGNGGPNLVSSFHVIGEIFDKVWFEGGTKYNENVQTTLIPAGGAAMMEFRLEVPGSYVLVDHSIFRAFNKGALAILKADGPENRAIYSGKEVDAMYLGDRAQPSLQAVAAAAASASTGELSIEQQIAAGKELFAGTCSTCHQPEGQGLEGVFPPLAKSDFIAANPKRVPEIILHGLVGAVKVNGKDYNSNMPPMSQLTDDEVANIATFVLNSWGNPGGHVTSADAAAIRKAQPETASAGH